A region from the Bradyrhizobium erythrophlei genome encodes:
- the livM gene encoding high-affinity branched-chain amino acid ABC transporter permease LivM — translation MTAPAFESRLAPRAVAAFIFKKALISALVALVLFSLMIGIRTEAGPTGQLTYWTRFPDLAAMVAAVFFGSIAMELLRLWWGPVGTVVIVPPKVQSALAVARRAIAPLLLIFTFLVPVIFYQQRYILDLGILVLTYVMLGWGLNVVVGLAGLLDLGYVAFYAVGAYSYALLATNFGLSFWICLPLAGILAALWGVMLGFPVLRLRGDYLAIVTLAFGEIIRLVIINWQSLTGGPNGVSGIPRPSLFGIPLTPGDDGLAAKLGIEFSPTHRIVFLFYLILALALLTNWVTIRLRRLPIGRAWEALREDEVACRALGINITTTKLTAFATGAMFGGFAGAFFATRQGFISPESFTFQESALVLAIVVLGGMGSQLGVALAALAMIGGFELFRGLDQYRMLVFGLAMVLLMIWRPRGLIGHRAPTVYLEHNQAISSDLVKEGHG, via the coding sequence GTGACAGCACCCGCGTTCGAATCGAGGCTTGCGCCGCGCGCGGTCGCCGCCTTCATCTTCAAGAAAGCCCTGATCAGCGCGCTGGTGGCGCTGGTGCTGTTCTCGCTGATGATCGGCATTCGTACCGAAGCGGGTCCTACCGGGCAATTGACCTACTGGACGCGGTTTCCGGACCTCGCAGCCATGGTCGCCGCCGTGTTCTTCGGCAGCATCGCGATGGAATTGCTGCGGCTGTGGTGGGGCCCGGTCGGCACTGTCGTGATCGTTCCGCCGAAGGTGCAGAGCGCGCTCGCCGTGGCGCGACGCGCCATCGCGCCGCTGCTCCTGATCTTCACCTTCCTGGTGCCGGTGATCTTCTATCAGCAGCGCTACATCCTCGATCTCGGCATTCTCGTGCTGACCTATGTGATGCTGGGTTGGGGACTGAACGTGGTGGTCGGGCTCGCCGGCCTGCTCGATCTCGGCTACGTCGCCTTCTATGCGGTCGGCGCCTATTCCTATGCGCTGCTGGCGACCAATTTCGGGCTGTCGTTCTGGATCTGCCTGCCGCTCGCGGGCATCCTCGCCGCTCTTTGGGGCGTGATGCTGGGCTTTCCGGTGCTGCGGCTGCGCGGCGACTATCTCGCCATCGTCACCCTGGCGTTCGGCGAAATCATCCGGCTCGTGATCATCAACTGGCAGAGCCTGACCGGCGGTCCGAACGGCGTCTCAGGAATTCCGCGGCCCAGTTTGTTCGGGATTCCACTCACCCCGGGCGACGACGGCCTTGCGGCGAAACTGGGCATCGAGTTCTCGCCCACCCATCGCATCGTGTTCCTGTTCTACCTGATCCTGGCGTTGGCGCTGTTGACCAACTGGGTGACGATAAGGCTGCGGCGCCTGCCGATCGGCCGCGCCTGGGAAGCGCTGCGCGAGGACGAGGTCGCCTGCCGCGCGCTCGGCATCAACATCACCACCACGAAACTGACGGCATTTGCGACCGGCGCCATGTTCGGCGGCTTCGCAGGCGCGTTCTTCGCGACCCGGCAGGGTTTCATCAGTCCGGAGTCCTTTACCTTCCAGGAATCGGCGTTGGTGCTGGCGATCGTCGTGCTCGGCGGCATGGGTTCACAGCTCGGCGTCGCGCTGGCCGCGCTGGCCATGATCGGCGGCTTCGAACTGTTCCGCGGCCTCGATCAATATCGCATGCTGGTGTTCGGCCTCGCCATGGTGCTGTTGATGATCTGGCGCCCGCGCGGGCTGATCGGCCACCGCGCCCCGACGGTTTATCTCGAGCACAACCAAGCCATCTCGTCCGACCTCGTCAAGGAGGGCCACGGATGA
- a CDS encoding NTP transferase domain-containing protein, producing the protein MKFGPASPMEALGGVTVHTLRQGSLVLKKGTTIGHAEAEALTRAGVKEIVVVRLEQGDVSEDVAAASIAQAVAGEGVNVERAFTGRANLFAGKAGVLVVDRARVDRINGVDEAITFATLAAYKPVVEGEMIATVKLIPFGVEAKLRDAAVEAAKGGALRIAPYVIKRVGIVSTLLPGLAPKVVEKTLRVTAERLAPAGATILAERRVPHDEAALKTAIRELLELGAELVIVFGASAIADRRDVIPAAISGIGGAIEHFGMPVDPGNLLLIGSAGGVPVLGAPGCARSPVENGFDWVLMRLLAGLKVTRAELTGMGVGGLLMEIVTRPQPRESLAADDNRHVATVILAAGRSTRMGGPNKLLAELGGKPLVRTVTEQALASKAQGVIVVTGHQADEVKKALHGLKVTFVHNPDFAEGLAGSVKAGIAAVPQNADAAVICLGDMPLISAHLIDRLVESFAPDRGNLIVVPVSDGRRGNPVLWSRRFFNELMTLDGDIGARHLIAKHSDAVAEVPVEGHGAFLDIDTPQALEAARRA; encoded by the coding sequence ATGAAGTTCGGCCCCGCCAGTCCGATGGAGGCGCTCGGCGGGGTCACCGTCCACACCCTGCGTCAGGGTTCGCTGGTGCTGAAGAAAGGCACCACCATCGGTCATGCCGAGGCCGAGGCGCTGACCCGTGCGGGCGTCAAGGAGATCGTGGTGGTGCGGCTGGAGCAGGGCGACGTCTCCGAGGATGTCGCCGCCGCCAGCATCGCGCAGGCCGTCGCCGGCGAGGGCGTCAATGTCGAACGCGCCTTTACCGGCCGCGCCAATCTGTTTGCGGGCAAAGCCGGTGTGCTGGTGGTCGACCGCGCCAGGGTGGACCGCATCAATGGCGTCGATGAAGCCATCACCTTTGCCACGCTCGCTGCCTATAAGCCGGTGGTCGAAGGCGAGATGATCGCCACCGTAAAACTCATTCCGTTCGGGGTGGAGGCAAAACTGCGCGACGCGGCGGTCGAGGCTGCCAAAGGCGGCGCGCTGCGGATCGCGCCCTACGTCATCAAGCGGGTCGGAATCGTCTCGACCCTGCTGCCGGGGCTGGCGCCGAAGGTGGTGGAGAAGACCCTGCGGGTCACGGCGGAGCGGCTGGCGCCCGCCGGCGCCACCATCCTGGCCGAGCGCCGCGTGCCGCATGACGAGGCGGCGCTCAAAACGGCGATCAGGGAATTGCTCGAACTGGGTGCGGAACTGGTGATCGTGTTCGGGGCGTCCGCGATCGCCGATCGGCGCGACGTGATTCCGGCGGCGATCTCCGGCATCGGCGGCGCCATCGAGCATTTCGGCATGCCGGTCGATCCCGGCAATCTCCTGCTCATAGGCAGCGCCGGCGGCGTGCCGGTGCTGGGCGCGCCGGGCTGCGCGCGCTCGCCGGTCGAGAACGGCTTTGACTGGGTGCTGATGCGGCTGTTGGCCGGACTGAAGGTGACGCGCGCGGAACTCACCGGCATGGGGGTCGGCGGCCTGCTGATGGAAATCGTGACGCGGCCGCAGCCGCGCGAGAGCCTTGCGGCCGACGACAACCGCCATGTCGCCACGGTCATTCTCGCCGCGGGACGTTCGACCCGGATGGGCGGCCCCAACAAGCTCTTGGCCGAACTCGGCGGCAAGCCGCTGGTGCGGACCGTAACCGAGCAGGCGCTGGCCTCGAAAGCCCAAGGCGTGATCGTGGTCACCGGCCACCAGGCCGACGAGGTCAAAAAAGCGCTGCACGGACTTAAAGTGACCTTCGTGCACAATCCGGATTTCGCCGAAGGTCTCGCCGGTTCGGTCAAGGCCGGCATCGCGGCGGTACCTCAAAATGCCGACGCCGCGGTGATCTGCCTTGGCGACATGCCGCTGATCTCCGCGCATCTGATCGACCGACTGGTCGAAAGCTTCGCGCCCGACCGTGGCAACCTGATCGTGGTGCCCGTCAGCGACGGCAGGCGCGGCAATCCGGTGTTGTGGTCGCGCCGCTTCTTCAACGAATTGATGACGCTCGACGGTGACATCGGCGCCCGCCATTTGATCGCCAAGCATAGTGACGCGGTGGCGGAAGTCCCCGTCGAGGGCCACGGCGCGTTTCTGGACATCGATACACCGCAGGCGCTGGAGGCGGCGCGGCGGGCGTAG
- a CDS encoding XdhC family protein, with translation MLNRDEDILKAAEDWQKAGHGVALATVVETWGSAPRPAGSSLVINDDGTFLGSVSGGCVEGAVVTEALDVIASGKPKMLEFGVADETAWNVGLSCGGTIRVFVEKVGQS, from the coding sequence ATGCTCAATCGCGACGAAGACATTCTGAAGGCAGCCGAGGATTGGCAGAAGGCCGGTCACGGCGTCGCACTCGCCACCGTGGTCGAGACCTGGGGCTCGGCGCCGCGGCCCGCGGGCTCGAGCCTCGTCATCAACGATGACGGCACGTTCCTGGGCTCGGTGTCAGGCGGCTGCGTCGAGGGCGCTGTCGTGACCGAGGCGCTGGACGTGATCGCCAGCGGCAAGCCGAAAATGCTCGAATTCGGCGTCGCCGACGAGACCGCCTGGAATGTCGGCCTGTCCTGCGGCGGCACTATCCGCGTATTCGTCGAAAAGGTGGGCCAGTCGTGA
- a CDS encoding FAD binding domain-containing protein has protein sequence MYEFKYHRPGTVRQAANLLIKNEDAKVIAGGHTLLPVMKQRLASPPHLVDLSHIEGLDGIEMKGRSLVIGATATHHAVATSAVVGEAIPALAELAGLIGDPAVRHKGTIGGSLANNDPTADYPAACLALGATIVTNKRRLKPEEFFQGLFTTSLESDEIITKVMFPVAKKAAYVKFRNQASRYALVGVFVAKRPSDVRVAVTGAGSEGVFRVAAFEEALKKRFSPKALDGLTVPAEGLNSDLHGSAEYRAHLIAVLARRAVEAATAKA, from the coding sequence ATGTACGAATTCAAATATCATCGTCCGGGGACCGTGCGGCAGGCCGCCAATCTCCTGATCAAGAATGAAGACGCCAAGGTGATCGCCGGCGGCCACACCTTGCTGCCGGTCATGAAGCAGCGGCTCGCGAGCCCGCCGCACCTGGTCGATCTCTCCCACATCGAGGGGCTCGACGGCATCGAGATGAAGGGCCGCTCGCTGGTGATCGGCGCCACCGCGACCCACCATGCGGTCGCGACCTCCGCCGTCGTCGGCGAGGCAATCCCGGCCTTGGCCGAACTCGCCGGCCTGATCGGCGACCCCGCGGTGCGCCACAAGGGCACCATCGGCGGCTCGCTCGCCAACAACGACCCCACCGCCGATTATCCCGCCGCCTGCCTTGCGCTCGGTGCCACCATCGTCACCAACAAGCGCCGGCTGAAGCCGGAAGAATTCTTCCAGGGGCTGTTCACGACATCGCTGGAGAGCGACGAAATCATCACCAAGGTGATGTTCCCGGTGGCGAAGAAGGCGGCCTATGTGAAATTCCGCAACCAGGCCTCGCGCTACGCGCTGGTCGGGGTGTTCGTCGCCAAGCGTCCGTCGGATGTGCGCGTCGCCGTCACCGGCGCCGGCTCCGAAGGCGTGTTCCGCGTCGCCGCCTTCGAGGAGGCGCTGAAGAAGCGGTTCTCGCCGAAGGCGCTGGACGGTCTGACCGTGCCCGCGGAGGGCTTGAACAGCGACCTGCACGGCAGCGCGGAATATCGCGCGCATCTGATCGCGGTGCTGGCGCGCCGCGCCGTCGAAGCCGCGACCGCCAAAGCCTGA
- the pcaD gene encoding 3-oxoadipate enol-lactonase, protein MPMIDADGCLLNVSVEGRDGGPTLMLSNSLGCTLQMWEPQMKALTQVFRVIRYDRRGHGKSGVPPEPYSMERFGRDVLAILDDLNIEKVHWCGLSMGGMVGQWLGANAPERFGKIILSNTACHYPDPTNWLNRIKAVREGGIAAVADTVIAGWLTADFREREPQIAANLKAMLLATPVQGYLACCEALSTLDQRALLPNIKSPTLVIAGRHDISTPVAAGEFIRSQIPGAALTILDAAHISNVEQPHAFTDAVVGFLTQR, encoded by the coding sequence ATGCCAATGATCGATGCCGACGGTTGCCTGCTCAACGTATCGGTGGAAGGCCGCGACGGCGGACCGACCCTGATGCTGTCGAACTCACTTGGCTGCACGCTGCAGATGTGGGAGCCGCAGATGAAGGCGCTCACCCAAGTTTTCCGAGTGATCCGCTACGACCGGCGCGGCCACGGCAAATCCGGCGTGCCGCCCGAGCCCTATTCCATGGAGCGCTTCGGCCGCGACGTGCTCGCGATCCTCGACGACCTCAACATCGAGAAGGTGCATTGGTGCGGACTGTCGATGGGCGGCATGGTCGGACAATGGCTGGGGGCCAACGCGCCCGAGCGGTTCGGCAAGATCATCCTCTCCAACACCGCCTGCCATTATCCCGATCCGACCAACTGGCTGAACCGCATCAAGGCGGTCCGGGAAGGCGGCATCGCTGCCGTCGCCGATACCGTTATTGCCGGCTGGCTGACGGCGGATTTCCGGGAGCGCGAGCCGCAGATCGCGGCCAATCTGAAGGCGATGCTGCTGGCGACGCCGGTGCAGGGCTATCTTGCCTGCTGCGAGGCGCTGAGCACACTCGATCAGCGCGCGCTGCTGCCTAATATCAAGAGCCCGACGCTGGTCATTGCCGGGCGCCATGACATATCGACGCCCGTTGCGGCCGGCGAATTCATCCGCAGCCAGATCCCCGGCGCGGCCTTAACGATCCTCGACGCCGCGCATATTTCCAATGTCGAGCAGCCGCACGCCTTCACCGACGCGGTAGTCGGCTTCCTGACGCAGCGCTAA
- a CDS encoding vWA domain-containing protein, with protein MAINHLSPPTGQMADNVIGFARALRAAGIPVGPGAIIDAMNALQVIEIGKRADVFTTLEAIFVKRHEHALIFAQAFDLFFRAADEWKHMLDSVPLPDHAKKKPPPASRRVQEALAQPRMTETPQAQEQELRLSVSDKEVLQKKDFAQMSAAEIAQVTRAIEKMRLPQAELRTRRYQPDARGLRLDMRRTLRGSLRTGGDIIDIHRLGRIDKPAPIVALLDISGSMSEYTRLFLHFLHAITDARKRVSVFLFGTRLTNVTRSLRARDPDEALASCSSTVEDWAGGTRIGTSLHSFNKLWGRRVLGQGAIVLLISDGLEREADAKLAFEMDRLHRSCRRLIWLNPLLRYDGFEAKAQGIKMMLPHVDEFRPVHNLSSIEGLIAALSSVPPVHHRSLIRSAA; from the coding sequence ATGGCCATCAATCATCTCTCGCCCCCGACCGGTCAAATGGCCGACAACGTCATCGGCTTTGCCCGCGCATTGCGGGCGGCCGGGATTCCGGTCGGGCCGGGTGCCATCATCGATGCCATGAACGCGCTGCAGGTGATCGAGATCGGCAAGCGCGCCGACGTCTTCACCACGCTGGAGGCGATCTTCGTCAAGCGCCACGAGCACGCGTTGATCTTCGCGCAGGCCTTCGACCTGTTCTTCCGCGCCGCCGATGAATGGAAGCACATGCTGGATTCGGTGCCGCTGCCGGATCACGCCAAAAAGAAACCGCCGCCGGCCTCGCGCCGGGTCCAGGAAGCGCTGGCGCAGCCGCGGATGACCGAGACGCCGCAGGCCCAGGAACAGGAACTCAGGCTGTCGGTCTCCGACAAGGAAGTGCTGCAGAAAAAGGATTTCGCGCAGATGAGCGCGGCCGAGATCGCGCAGGTGACCCGCGCGATCGAAAAGATGCGGCTGCCTCAAGCCGAATTGCGCACCCGCCGCTACCAGCCGGACGCACGGGGCTTGCGGCTCGACATGCGGCGCACGCTGCGCGGCTCCTTGCGCACGGGCGGCGACATCATCGACATCCACAGGCTCGGGCGGATCGACAAGCCGGCGCCGATCGTGGCGCTGCTCGATATCTCGGGTTCAATGAGCGAATATACCAGGCTGTTCCTGCATTTCCTGCATGCCATCACCGATGCGCGCAAGCGGGTGTCGGTGTTCCTGTTCGGCACCCGCCTGACCAATGTGACGCGCAGCTTGCGGGCGCGCGATCCCGACGAGGCGCTGGCGAGTTGTTCGTCGACGGTGGAGGACTGGGCCGGCGGCACCCGCATCGGCACCTCGCTGCACAGCTTCAACAAATTGTGGGGCCGGCGGGTGCTGGGCCAGGGCGCGATCGTGCTTCTGATCTCCGACGGGCTGGAGCGCGAGGCCGACGCCAAGCTGGCGTTCGAGATGGACCGGCTGCATAGGTCGTGCCGGCGCCTGATCTGGCTCAACCCGCTGTTGCGCTATGACGGCTTCGAGGCCAAGGCGCAGGGCATCAAAATGATGTTGCCGCACGTTGACGAATTCCGCCCGGTACATAATTTGAGTTCAATCGAGGGACTGATTGCGGCGCTGTCCTCCGTGCCGCCGGTGCACCACCGCAGCCTGATCCGGTCTGCAGCTTGA
- a CDS encoding DUF4189 domain-containing protein, whose translation MVSTAVAQRRALFVFALTLAIAGTRFVTQTWAAGAFAVGKCGAYGQAFDYPAENAAREAALRQCKGGGCTAVTMKRACAALAIDMANPCGAHGYAVKPHISGTLNEATRKCYEFGGKECVIRAWACDAKG comes from the coding sequence ATCGTTTCGACTGCCGTCGCGCAACGCCGCGCGCTGTTTGTATTCGCACTGACGTTGGCGATCGCCGGCACCCGCTTCGTGACTCAAACCTGGGCGGCGGGTGCCTTTGCGGTCGGCAAATGCGGCGCGTATGGCCAGGCTTTTGACTATCCGGCCGAGAACGCGGCGCGCGAGGCGGCGCTCCGGCAGTGCAAGGGCGGCGGCTGCACCGCGGTGACCATGAAGCGGGCCTGCGCCGCGCTTGCGATCGACATGGCCAACCCCTGCGGCGCTCATGGCTACGCGGTCAAGCCGCATATTTCGGGCACGCTCAACGAAGCCACCAGGAAATGCTACGAATTCGGCGGCAAGGAATGCGTAATCCGCGCCTGGGCCTGCGACGCCAAGGGGTAG
- a CDS encoding AAA family ATPase — MTATALPTSVDAMLELLGSRGYLAERSLATVTYLSLRMGRPLFLEGEAGVGKTEIAKVLSAALGRKLIRLQCYEGLDVASAVYEWNSAAQMIAIRLAEAAGDTDREQLSSDIFAERYLIKRPLLQALEPDVAGAPVLLIDELDRADEAFEAYLLEILSDFQVTIPELGTVKAPQPPIVIITSNRTREIHDALKRRCLYHWVDYPTAERELAIVKSRVPGISAKLSQQVVKFVQVLRDQDFYKSPGVAETLDWATALTELDARSLTPQVVGDTLGALLKYQDDIARMQGDGLQKVLKEATSED, encoded by the coding sequence ATGACCGCAACGGCGCTGCCCACTTCCGTCGATGCGATGCTGGAGCTGCTGGGCTCGCGCGGCTATCTCGCCGAGCGGTCGCTGGCGACGGTGACCTATCTGTCGCTGCGGATGGGCCGGCCGCTGTTCCTCGAAGGCGAGGCCGGCGTCGGCAAAACCGAAATTGCCAAGGTCCTTTCGGCGGCGCTGGGGCGCAAGCTGATCCGGCTGCAGTGCTACGAGGGGCTGGACGTTGCCTCCGCCGTCTATGAGTGGAACAGCGCCGCGCAGATGATCGCGATCCGGCTCGCGGAAGCGGCCGGCGACACCGACCGCGAGCAGCTTTCCTCCGACATTTTCGCCGAGCGCTATCTGATCAAGCGGCCGCTTTTGCAGGCGCTGGAGCCGGATGTCGCGGGCGCGCCGGTGCTGCTGATCGACGAACTCGACCGTGCCGACGAGGCGTTCGAAGCGTATCTGTTGGAAATTCTCAGTGATTTCCAGGTGACCATCCCCGAACTCGGCACCGTGAAGGCGCCGCAGCCGCCGATCGTCATCATCACCTCGAACCGCACCCGCGAGATCCACGACGCCCTGAAACGCCGCTGTCTCTATCACTGGGTGGACTATCCCACGGCCGAGCGCGAGCTCGCGATCGTCAAATCGCGCGTGCCTGGAATTTCCGCGAAACTGTCGCAGCAGGTGGTCAAATTCGTGCAGGTGCTGCGCGATCAGGATTTCTACAAATCGCCCGGGGTTGCCGAGACGCTCGACTGGGCCACCGCGCTGACCGAACTCGACGCCCGCTCGCTGACCCCGCAAGTGGTCGGCGACACGCTCGGCGCGTTGTTGAAATACCAGGACGACATCGCGCGGATGCAGGGCGACGGCTTGCAGAAGGTTTTGAAAGAGGCGACAAGCGAGGATTAG
- a CDS encoding (2Fe-2S)-binding protein translates to MAKISLIVNGNPVNANVDPRTLLVQFLRENLRLTGTHVGCDTSQCGACVVHLDGKAVKSCTTLAVMADGHEVKTIEGLAADGAPLHPMQEAFREHHGLQCGFCTPGMIMTAVDIVHRKGHDLSDHTIREELEGNLCRCTGYQNIVQSIAAGAKAMANSDLA, encoded by the coding sequence ATGGCCAAGATTTCCTTGATTGTGAACGGTAATCCCGTCAACGCCAACGTCGACCCCCGCACCCTCCTGGTGCAGTTCCTGCGCGAGAATCTGCGGCTGACCGGCACCCATGTGGGCTGCGACACCTCTCAATGCGGCGCCTGCGTCGTGCATCTCGACGGCAAGGCGGTGAAGTCCTGCACCACGCTCGCGGTGATGGCAGACGGCCACGAAGTGAAGACCATCGAGGGCCTGGCCGCCGACGGCGCGCCGCTGCATCCGATGCAGGAGGCGTTCCGCGAGCATCACGGCCTGCAGTGCGGCTTCTGCACCCCCGGCATGATCATGACCGCGGTCGATATCGTCCACCGCAAGGGCCACGATCTCTCTGACCATACCATCCGCGAAGAACTCGAAGGCAATCTGTGCCGCTGCACCGGTTACCAGAACATCGTTCAGTCGATCGCGGCCGGCGCCAAGGCGATGGCGAACTCCGATCTCGCGTAA
- a CDS encoding XdhC family protein produces the protein MKLETLHQLNAERAARRPVILVTDTESGEQRLVKAADFATDPLRTDLAKQLRMGKSGMIEAGGKKLFLNVYAPTAKLVIVGAVHISQALAPLARSLDYDVTVVDPRTAFASPERFPDVPLIAEWPDVALPPLNIDHYTAFVALTHDPKIDDPALLHAFERDCFYIGALGSRKTHAKRGERLRAQGARDSDIARIHAPIGLPIGAVSPSEIAVAIMAEVTAQLRLPKEAKEAAA, from the coding sequence GTGAAACTCGAGACGCTGCATCAGCTCAATGCCGAGCGCGCCGCGCGCCGCCCGGTCATCCTCGTCACCGACACCGAAAGCGGCGAGCAGCGGCTGGTCAAGGCCGCCGACTTCGCCACCGATCCCTTGCGTACTGATCTCGCCAAGCAGTTGCGCATGGGCAAGAGCGGCATGATCGAGGCCGGCGGCAAGAAGCTGTTTCTCAACGTCTATGCGCCGACCGCCAAGCTCGTGATCGTCGGCGCGGTCCATATCAGCCAGGCGCTGGCGCCGCTGGCGCGTTCGCTGGATTACGACGTTACGGTGGTGGATCCGCGCACCGCCTTTGCCAGCCCCGAGCGGTTTCCCGATGTGCCGCTGATCGCGGAATGGCCCGACGTGGCGCTGCCGCCGCTCAATATCGATCACTACACCGCGTTCGTCGCGCTGACGCATGATCCGAAAATCGACGACCCGGCGCTGCTGCACGCCTTTGAGCGCGACTGCTTTTATATCGGCGCGCTGGGCTCGCGAAAGACCCACGCCAAGCGCGGCGAGCGCCTGAGGGCGCAAGGCGCGCGGGACAGCGATATCGCCCGCATCCACGCCCCGATCGGCCTGCCGATCGGCGCGGTGTCGCCGTCGGAGATCGCGGTCGCCATCATGGCCGAGGTCACCGCGCAGCTCCGGCTGCCGAAAGAGGCCAAAGAGGCTGCGGCATGA
- a CDS encoding SRPBCC family protein: MAMTMNGEVQLAAPREAVWAKLNDPEVLKACIPGCEELERTEDNGFRAVAKMKVGPVSARFKGRVTLSDLDPPNGYKISGEGEGGVAGFAKGGATVGLSEKDGGTLLSYDVEAQIGGKLAQLGQRLINGAAKKLADEFFANFAKAVQG, from the coding sequence ATGGCCATGACGATGAATGGTGAGGTTCAACTTGCGGCACCGCGCGAGGCGGTGTGGGCCAAATTGAACGATCCCGAAGTGCTCAAGGCCTGCATCCCCGGATGCGAGGAGCTGGAAAGGACCGAGGACAACGGCTTCCGCGCGGTGGCCAAGATGAAGGTCGGGCCGGTGTCGGCACGCTTCAAGGGGCGAGTGACGCTGAGCGATCTCGATCCGCCCAATGGCTACAAGATATCAGGGGAAGGCGAGGGCGGGGTTGCTGGCTTCGCCAAGGGCGGCGCCACGGTGGGGCTGTCCGAAAAGGATGGCGGCACGCTGTTAAGCTACGACGTCGAGGCCCAGATCGGCGGCAAGCTGGCTCAGCTCGGGCAGCGGCTGATCAACGGCGCAGCCAAGAAACTGGCCGACGAGTTTTTCGCGAATTTCGCCAAGGCGGTGCAGGGCTAG
- a CDS encoding ABC transporter permease subunit, translating into MDYFAQQLINGLVLGSIYGLIAIGYTMVYGIVGMINFAHGDIFMIGGFIALITFLILVSIGLTVVPVILLIVLLVSMAITALYGWTVERIAYRPLRHSFRLAPMLSAIGMSFVLTNYSQIAQGARVKPVPPIITGGYTLLEKNGFVVRLSNVQIVVVITTIVLLAIFTWLVARTRLGRDMRACEQDQTMAALLGVDVDRTISMTFVIGAALAAVAGMMYLLYYGLVDFFMGFVAGIKAFTAAVLGGIGSLPGAMLGGLAIGLIETMWSAYFSVEYKDVAAFSILIVVLIFMPTGLLGRPEVEKV; encoded by the coding sequence ATGGATTATTTCGCCCAGCAATTGATCAACGGCCTCGTTCTTGGCTCGATCTACGGCCTCATCGCCATCGGCTACACCATGGTCTACGGCATCGTCGGCATGATCAACTTTGCCCATGGCGACATCTTCATGATCGGCGGCTTCATCGCGCTGATCACATTCCTGATCCTGGTCTCGATCGGCCTGACCGTGGTTCCGGTGATCCTGCTGATCGTTCTCCTGGTATCGATGGCGATCACCGCGCTTTATGGCTGGACGGTGGAACGCATCGCCTATCGGCCGCTGCGGCACTCGTTCCGGCTGGCGCCGATGCTCTCGGCCATCGGAATGTCGTTCGTCCTGACCAATTACTCGCAGATCGCACAAGGCGCGAGGGTCAAACCGGTGCCGCCGATCATCACCGGTGGCTACACCCTGCTGGAGAAGAACGGCTTCGTGGTGCGGCTGTCCAATGTGCAGATCGTTGTCGTCATTACCACCATCGTTCTGCTGGCGATCTTTACCTGGCTGGTGGCGCGCACCCGCCTCGGGCGCGACATGCGCGCCTGCGAGCAGGACCAGACCATGGCGGCGCTGCTCGGGGTCGATGTCGACCGCACCATCTCCATGACCTTCGTCATCGGCGCCGCGCTCGCCGCCGTCGCCGGCATGATGTACCTGCTCTATTACGGGCTGGTGGATTTCTTCATGGGCTTCGTCGCCGGCATCAAGGCGTTCACCGCCGCCGTGCTCGGCGGTATCGGCTCGCTGCCGGGCGCAATGCTCGGCGGGCTTGCGATCGGCCTGATCGAAACGATGTGGTCGGCCTATTTCTCGGTAGAATACAAGGACGTCGCCGCCTTCTCGATCCTGATCGTGGTGCTGATCTTCATGCCGACCGGCCTGCTCGGCCGGCCCGAAGTTGAAAAAGTTTGA